Part of the Melopsittacus undulatus isolate bMelUnd1 chromosome Z, bMelUnd1.mat.Z, whole genome shotgun sequence genome is shown below.
TTCTTGCTACTGGTTTGGGTAAAAAACATTTGGCTCCATAGTAGATGGTGACCTTCCTTCCTAAGACTCTAGACTTTCAGCCAGGCTTGTGTGTTCTGTCCTTGTTCACAGGGTAGTATGTAagtgacatttctttttctcccttcctcaaTCTCTTCATAGGTTTTACATGACTCAGCTGTGCCAGGCCAGCCTGAGGCTGTCCAAGATGCTGTCCTGCAGGTCTCAGATGGGTCCTACTACATCCGTGTGATCATTGCAGCTGAAGCTCTGCAGTCAGAGAAAAAGTGGGTTCCACCATGCCTAGGCTGTGGCTGGGACACTGGTTCTCCACAGCTGGTAGTGGGGCTTATGCCTGGCCTTGTTTCAGTTGTGTTAAGCTAAAGTAATCACAGGGTGGGAAGTCTGCATGAAAGAGCTGCCAGGGGTTGGAAATTAGAAGACTGATGCTTGGTGCTCTGGTTTTGGTGGGCTGGGATGGGCAGGGGTTGATGACAGAAGCTTCGATGCACATGTAGATGTGATTAGAAAGAGCTAAAGAGCCTGTGGATTTTGTGAAAGGAACCAAAGCATTAACATGGGAGCTTGGGCTGCTTCTTCAGCAGTTTCCCCAGTTGGACACCACTAGACTCTGGGTTGCTGGTAGCAGAGCCAAAGGTAAGCAGCAAGAAATAAATTGCAGGTGCCAGAGCCCTTGGTCCTTGATGCTCATGCTGGGGTGTGTTCCAgcacagaatcctagaatagtctgggttggaagggaccttcaaagctcatgtAGTGCAACCCCTATCTAATTGTCTCATCCATGCTCTGGTGTGGTTGGTGTAACTGCTGGGGGAGCCCCTCTGTGTGTCTGGGTGATCCAGCTCCATTCTTCATCTCTCCAAGATGTTcctgctttgctctttttctaGCACCCACACGCAAATCAAACTTTCCAGCCTCATTTGCAGAATTGTCATCTTGCAGAAGTACACAGTGTGTTTCCAGGAGGAAGTCAGGCCGGTGAGTGCTCTGATGAGTGGAAGCAACTTATTCCTGGCTTCCTGCACGCTTATCTGCTTTAAGCTGCTCCAAGGAGATGGAGGGAGATGATGGGTggccttttttctctctcctgagctggggcaggagggagcagggctgggactgCAGGTGCCTCATGGgctctgttttcccttcagGAGGACTGTGAGTTCTACCTCCGGGTCCAGAAGTTCATTGTGCTGCCCATAGAGATGCTGAGGTTGGAGTCATCTGACGGGTACAGTGGGGAGCTTGGCTCCAGGGGGGCTTCTTCAACACTCTGGGAGTCATGTTGTGACCTGGTTGTGGTGGGGAGTTCCTGCTATTTGAAAGAGGAATTATCTCCATTGCAAGCTGTGAAGGAGATGGCAAATCAGAAGGAATTGGTAACTGGCTTCTCTCTTCCTGCAGGAACAAGGAGCCCTCTGTGATGCAGAAGGTAAAGAAGCTCTGGCTGTAAGTATGGGCTTGCCACTGCTGGGGAGCATGTCCAGGTACCATGACAAGAGCATGGCTCCGGCTGAGGCTTTTGCAGCCTGGCAAGGGCAGGTTTAGTTTATGGCAGCTGCTGAACAACCTAGCACAGGATGTGATGGAGCCAAGTAGACCATGTGGAGGGCTGTCCATCCCCAGCCTCTTCCTCTGAGCTGGGAAGAAACACCTGTAGGACACTTGCTCCTATCAGCTGTGGGCCGCATGGCCGGGTAGGTGAGCCCCACACAGCTCAGTCTTCATGCTTGGAGACCCAACTCTGGAGATCCACAGAGGTCTCCATTGTAGAATCATAAACCcggactggtttgggttggaagggactttaaagctcatacagttccaaccccctgccatgggcagggacaccttccactagaccaggttgctccaagccctgtccagccaggccttgaacactgccagggatggggcagccacaactctGGACAATCTgtgctagtgcctcaccaccctcacagggaagaacttccttgtatccaccctaaatctcccctgtttaagtgtAAACctatcaccccttgtcctgttgctgcagtccctCTCCACCATCTTTGTAGGCTCTCTGCAGACACTGAAAGGGTGCTACGAGCTTtccatgcagcttcttttctccaggaaCAAGTCTCACTCTATCTTCAGGAGCAAGGCTTCCTGATGGGGATTCTTGGGAAATCCTGATGGGATTCCTGAGCAAAGACTGGTGGCCAGATCCAGCACACAGTGGGGAATCCATTGCTTCCACAAGCTGCTTCTCCCAAGCCAGGGTGTTTGATCTGTTAGAGCTTCAGAGGGCTGTTTGGCCTGCATGTGCTCAGCCCTAACCTGGTTTTGTTGTCTTACTGCAGGAGGAGTCTTGCTGAAAGTGACAACCCCAGCTCAGGTAAAGGGTAGTGGGGGGTGTGTGGTGTTCTGGGTCCCTAGTGGGGCTCTGTGCTTTACTTACCTTGGTCCCTGTTAGACAAGGGTAGCACTAACCTGACCAGATCTCACAAGGCAATGTTGCTAACCATAAAGCAGTTCAAGATGGTTCTGACAGCTAAAGCAGTGTGGGCCATTGCACACCTTCTGCTGTGCCAGGACCTGCATAGAGAAAGGTGGGAGTTTCTagaagcaaaggaaatgcagaaatttGTGTTTCACCAGGTTTCAGTGCCCACAGCAGTCATACAGCAGACTAAAAGCAGTTGCAAGAGAGCCTTGCCTGAGTTAAGGTGTCTTCTCCACTGATGTTCATGTGTTCTTGTTCCAGAGTCATCCCTCTCTCAGCTGATAGATGCCATAAGACAAAACCATCTGGAAGATTTGAAGGAAAGTGCTGAGGTATGCCTGGATTTAGGGGTGCCCAAGATGATGCCAGCAACAGGGAAGGACGAGGTTCCTGTCACGCAGTGGGAGGCAGTGCGCAAGCAAGGGGTGAGTCTGGCTGCTGTGACACCTGAAGCAGCGCTGTGACAGCTCGTGGTGCTCTGGAAGGGTGAgagggcagagctggagggTTGTTGAACAGAGAGGTGGGCTCAGCTGCCAGTTATGGGTGGGCTCCTTTGTCCCAAGTGAGCTGCCCAGAGAGAACCATGCAGTGTGTCTCATTTCAGCAGGGCGAGGACACCTTCATAGTCCCAGCCAATATCCTGGTGGTCCCTCCTGAGGAGGGGGCAGTTGCTTGTGATTCTTCCAGGGCAGGTCAGTGCAGTGGCTTCTTCTGCAGGATACGTGGGTGGGCAGTTCATTCGGGAGATGACTCCCTTTCCTCTGACTCTGGGATATGACCATCAATGTCCTTTTCATTGCAGAGACAAGTGAAGCAACTCCCAGGGAGAGTGGTGATGGCAGTATAGGGCCGTCTGAGCTGAGTGTCATATCCCAACCCAGCTGTGAGTAGTGAGACTTCTCTGTCCCATCCAGTCTCTGTGTAGTTTCCTCTGCAGTTGGCTCAGCCCATTTTCTCCTTGGACTGAGCAGAGGAGGTACTGGCATGGCCAGGTCTTTGACAGACCAGGATTCCCAGTCCTGCCTTGAGGGAATGGTCCCATTCCTGCAGCCTCCTGAGCTGAGCAGCTTCGGTTTGTTGTGCTGTGAGCATGAGTGATTTTATCCCTTTGATGCCATCACAGAAGACAAGTCTCCTGCCCAAGTGCAGGAGCTTGGTTCATCACCAGGACAGGCTTATGTCAGCAAGCTTTGCTGCAGAAGGACCTGCAGGAGCTCAAGCACAGTTCTTTGTAGCCACCACAGGGCTGGGAGTGGGCCAAGACAAATTTCTTTGCTGAAGTCAACCCCCAGCTTCATTATTGCAGCTGTCGTGTCAACAGCCTTGTCGGAGAGCCTGGAGGGATCTATGGACACCCCGTGGGACAGGCTCCCTCCAGTATGTTTGACCATGAGCTGTTCAGGTGGTGAGTCCCTATGTTGCCCAGCCTACCCTGCTGGCCCGAGACACCAACTCTCCCTGGGTGACCCTGTAGTTCATCCTGGATGCTGCCTTGCTTTCTCTGGCTAAAAAGTAGTACTGTAGTGTCCCCATTGGCCTGTGCCTGTATTCTTGAGCTCCAGTGTCCTCCTGTCCAAGCTGACCATGCATTTACTCTTTACCAGAGAAGACACTTCCACAAGACCCTCCATTGAAGACCAAGCAAGATGTGGCTGCTGACAGCAAAATCCTGGACATACTGGAACTGTGTAGCCAGGACTCCTCTGAGGGCAGGTCACCAGGAGTGCCAGTGCAGACCTCCTCTCCCCTGCTTGGCAACTATGGCAATGCCAATCGGGTGAAGACCAGCACCACACAGGCACCATCAGCCATGGAGGCAGCTTGTGATGCCCCCAATGCTGCCCAAGGACCACAGGTTTTGGGGAGCTCTGAGGCAACACCAACACCTCCTTCTCCAGTTACTACCATCTTGCCCAGCAGCCAGTTGCAAGCCCTGACTGAAGGGATGCCTCACAAGAAGCAGGCAGGCTCCAGTGTCACCGCTTTCCCTCCAGATACATTGGAGCATGGTCAGGATTGTGTCAGGTTCCTCGGAGgaggtgctgtgggtgccaggAGGAAGCTGCTGGAAGGAAATGGCCAAACACAGCCAGCCCACCataagcagcagcatccccgTCGTGCCCCTCGGTGCAAGAGGAGAGAGGTGGGCATTAGGCTGAAGCCCGTGAGCACACAGAGTGCtaagaagagcagaaaagaggaggcagggctgcagcatgTAAAGGAGCTCTCTGAgaagatggaggaggaagcagctgtagagagtggccccagctcccaggcagagcagcacaaagctcTGCAGCCGGTAAAGATGAGGTTGGGTtccctggggaggagggagcctGGGGAGGTTCTCTGGGTCGCCCCTATTGCTGGGATCCATCCCCAAAGCCCTTTCCTCACCTGGCTTTTGAGGATGGGGAGTTGAAGGCAGGTATTGCCAATATATGGCGGCCACAACCCTATGGGaggaggtgaggcactgggtgAGGATGTGATTGAGCCCGAGCTGGGTGGAATTCAACACTTGCTGGAGGGTCTTCCAGCTCTCTGGGTAAAGTAAGATTGGAAGAGCAGGAAATGATTAAGGGTTTTCCTGGGATGTGTGGTTGTTCTCTGGGCTTTGTGACCAGCCTCACCCTCCCCTTCACTCCTGCAGTGCAATGAGAAGCCACTTCAGTACAAATATGAGGCACCAAGCCCTGGGCCCTGTGAGCAGATAAGATCTATCGGGTCAGTAACACAGTGTGGCCATCCCTTGTCCCCACCACGGTTGGTCCCATGGCATGCAGGCAGTGCCACTTGCATCCCTGTGGCAGGTCCCCACATTCTGCCTTACCCTTTATTGCTGGGCTGCCCTGGTGCGTGGTGGCATGTCCCCAGCTGGGTCCATTCTCACCCTGACTCCCCCGCTGTGGTTTCACAGGATCTCAAAGGTGACGCTGGAGTGGGCTTGCTGGATCCTGATGGAGAAGGATGTGGATTCCTGAGCCCAGCCTGTCCTTCCTTTCTTCACTGGTTCAAGTTAAGGTTGCTAACTTGAAGAGCAATTGGAGGAAGGATGGAGGAACAACAGAACCCTGTCCCCAAAGGGACCACTGAGTGGGTTGGCCTGACTGCAGAGACTGGCTGTAGAGGTTCTGGGAACATAACATGTCAAAGGCCAGCACCCTCAGTGCTGAAGAAGCGGGGAAAGCATCCATTCAGGGTTGCTGGCTCCCTTCTCCCACTTCACCCTCTCCATCCTTTCAGAACTCCCTGGCACAGCAAATGGGGACAAATGGTGACACACTGCCacaggagcagggctgtgtttgTCAGCCCCACAATCTGATCCCTGCTCCAAAGGCAGCAAGGGAGTTCGGATGTTTTATTGGTTGGTTTCCATAGGGTCCTGCACTGTTCATTACAAAAAATACCCCACAGGGTTATGctgtagaaatgaaaaataaaaattgtatattttttaaatacacagctCTTgtattaaaaaggcaaaaaaactaaacaaaaaagaagcatCTTTCTGCTTTGTCGTAAACATCCGTGTAAGGAATGCGTTTGGTCCAGAGCGGAGGTCAACACAGGAGAAAGCTGCTTGGGTGTTGGGATACTGCTGGTGCCATCGggagagctgtggggctggcgCTGGGCTGCATGCTGGAATGCTGTGGGTCATGGTCCCGCTGATGGAAACCTGCGTCTTGAAGGGCTGGTACCTGGTGGGGTTGGGGCTGTGGTGGTGAAAGGGCCCTGATAACTCGTGCTCAAAATGGCTGCATCCTAAACCCACCAGCTACCCCTGCAGTGGTAGAGGAGGCCATCTGTGTAGGTGATGTGCTCAGAGCATCCTGAGGGCTCTGGCACAGTCCCTGGGCATTCCTGTCCTCATGGGTGAtgtccatccctgcagcagaagGTGGGTGATGCCGTCGTTGGCCTGGTACGGAGCCTCCCTGTGCCCCAGCTGCCAATCCCCTGGCACAGCGTGCTTCCTTGCAGGGTTTTCTTGGGAACAGCGCAGTAGCATGCAGGGGCTTCACTGTCCCAGGGCTGGCTGTCCCCTGCCCAGTCTTTGGTCTACGGCTGCTGAGTCTTGTGCATTCCCAACAGTTTGTGGCCGCTCACTGGCAGTGcctgctccagcctgcagctgctCTAGGCCAGCATGGGGCCAGTCCTGCAGTGCAGCCCCTATGGAGGGTGCTGGTGTGAGTGCAGAGGAACCCTCCGTACCCCAAACCTTGCAAGCAAGGGGAGCATCTTATCTCACCTGCAGCATCCAAGGACACTCCGGGCTCTCCCTCTGGCTCTGGGAGGGACTCATGCTTGGTTCTCCGTCTGAGCACAGGTGACCGCCGCAGGCGCAGAGGAACAGTGCCCACTGAGAGAGACACAACCCAGACCCATGTTATGGTTACCCAGCCCCATTGCTTGGCTCCTGCCCCCTTTCTGCCTGTGAGCTCaggcagccaggctgctgcaggagccaaTCCCAATGCCAAGTCCCCATGTGATCTTCCCAGTGCAATGATGTCATCATCCATCACCCCAGCACTGTGGATGGCTACCCATGAGCTGGGACAGGCAGCACCACCAGGCAAAAAGATGTCACTGACCCAGCAACCCCTTCCTCTGGTGTGGGTGGGGTGTGAGGGGTGCTCGTGATCCCACTCCAGCCCCCACTtacttcccagctctgctgggcacTCAGGctccctgagctgctcctcGTGAATGGACACAGCTCGGCGGCCGATCCCCCATGGCACTGCCAGCCGTGGTGTCAACCGGTTGTCTGGGAAGCAGTCGGAATGGGGAGCCTGCAGCACCCCAACCTC
Proteins encoded:
- the ACD gene encoding adrenocortical dysplasia protein homolog; the protein is MPAPFPVPGPRPGLDLAQRAVAPAVLGEPGGAPQPCPCPPAAQHVHCPSRRFVYENKNMASHKVYMLDPWVNNLLLNYEQMDLSDNLLAGQVLQVLHDSAVPGQPEAVQDAVLQVSDGSYYIRVIIAAEALQSEKNTHTQIKLSSLICRIVILQKYTVCFQEEVRPEDCEFYLRVQKFIVLPIEMLRLESSDGNKEPSVMQKVKKLWLRSLAESDNPSSESSLSQLIDAIRQNHLEDLKESAEVCLDLGVPKMMPATGKDEVPVTQWEAVRKQGQGEDTFIVPANILVVPPEEGAVACDSSRAETSEATPRESGDGSIGPSELSVISQPSSVVSTALSESLEGSMDTPWDRLPPVCLTMSCSGEKTLPQDPPLKTKQDVAADSKILDILELCSQDSSEGRSPGVPVQTSSPLLGNYGNANRVKTSTTQAPSAMEAACDAPNAAQGPQVLGSSEATPTPPSPVTTILPSSQLQALTEGMPHKKQAGSSVTAFPPDTLEHGQDCVRFLGGGAVGARRKLLEGNGQTQPAHHKQQHPRRAPRCKRREVGIRLKPVSTQSAKKSRKEEAGLQHVKELSEKMEEEAAVESGPSSQAEQHKALQPCNEKPLQYKYEAPSPGPCEQIRSIGISKVTLEWACWILMEKDVDS